From Aptenodytes patagonicus chromosome 1, bAptPat1.pri.cur, whole genome shotgun sequence, one genomic window encodes:
- the SLC25A6 gene encoding ADP/ATP translocase 3 translates to MADQAISFLKDFLAGGVAAAISKTAVAPIERVKLLLQVQHASKQIAADKQYKGIIDCVVRIPKEQGVLSFWRGNLANVIRYFPTQALNFAFKDKYKQVFLGGVDKHTQFWRYFAGNLASGGAAGATSLCFVYPLDFARTRLAADVGKAGADREFSGLGDCLVKITKSDGLRGLYQGFNVSVQGIIIYRAAYFGIYDTAKGMLPDPRNTHIVISWMIAQTVTAVAGVVSYPFDTVRRRMMMQSGRKGADIMYSGTIDCWRKIARDEGGKAFFKGAWSNVLRGMGGAFVLVLYDEFKKVI, encoded by the exons ATGGCGGACCAGGCCATCTCCTTCCTCAAGGACTTTCTGGCGGGCGGCGTCGCAGCCGCCATCAGCAAGACTGCGGTGGCGCCCATCGAGCGGGTCAAGCTCTTGCTCCAG gtaCAACATGCAAGTAAACAAATTGCCGCTGATAAGCAGTACAAGGGTATCATCGATTGTGTAGTGCGTATTCCAAAGGAACAAGGAGTGCTGTCTTTCTGGCGAGGAAACTTGGCAAATGTCATCAGATACTTCCCAACTCAAGCTCTCAACTTTGCCTTCAAGGATAAGTATAAGCAGGTGTTCTTGGGAGGTGTAGACAAGCACACTCAATTCTGGAGGTATTTTGCTGGTAACCTGGCGTCTGGTGGTGCAGCTGGAGCCACTTCCCTCTGCTTTGTCTACCCCTTGGATTTTGCAAGAACCCGTTTGGCTGCTGATGTTGGAAAAGCTGGCGCAGACAGAGAATTCTCTGGTCTAGGGGACTGTCTAGTCAAAATTACCAAGTCTGATGGTCTGCGTGGCTTGTATCAAGGGTTCAATGTCTCTGTCCAAGGCATCATCATCTATAGAGCTGCCTACTTTGGGATCTATGATACAGCAAAAG gCATGCTCCCAGATCCCAGAAATACTCACATTGTTATCAGTTGGATGATTGCCCAGACGGTGACTGCTGTGGCCGGTGTGGTCTCCTATCCTTTTGATACAGTGCGGCGTAGAATGATGATGCAGTCAGGACGCAAAGGAG CTGATATCATGTACTCTGGAACAATTGACTGCTGGCGGAAGATTGCAAGGGATGAGGGAGGAAAGGCGTTCTTCAAGGGTGCATGGTCTAATGTTCTCAGAGGCATGGGGGGTGCTTTTGTGCTTGTGCTGTATGACGAATTCAAGAAAGTCATTTAA
- the LOC143170321 gene encoding granulocyte-macrophage colony-stimulating factor receptor subunit alpha-like: MFDTLGLICMIWWCMMLFHPLHADIQCMGSEAQESPITNVKMNWRKMELSWDSSKNFSKYKCTIMDSDMESIEKEVNSPLCRFPVELYTPLHKGVFFSIDVPNTNISKTCTFIPAGMNGSAIENFSCMIYNVSFMNCTWRAGRDAPGDTQYFLYWKNSRYDDAMECELYIKDENGRNTGCRFQNVKIEIEKAYFLVNGSSKDSLIQFYDEYIQLYKIEILTPPLNVTVNCTRDPAGCIITWQPPLTSHVENVNCFEYEISIQKKNEPKEEKKDSPVKVRNNRYEFQNYNEEKKYILKIRARGKNCLVSSEWGEWSEPIEFGQGKDYFIFVILFLIALGTISVTLLQYCLFKRYCSFKSMFTHIPQPRDKFNASTDEDIQTEYVNLPNCTEETTMVEEMT, translated from the exons atgtttgACACTCTTGGACTCATTTGCATGATTTGGTGGTGTATGATGCTATTTCATCCCTTGCATGCTGACATCCAGTGTATGGGGT CAGAAGCACAAGAATCACCTATTACGAACGTGAAAATGAATTGGAGAAAAATGGAACTGTCCTGGGACAGCAGCAAGAATTTCTCTAAGTACAAATGTACCATCATGGACAGCGACATGGAAAGTATAGAGAAAGAG GTGAATAGTCCACTATGCAGGTTTCCAGTGGAACTGTACACGCCTCTGCACAAAGGGGTATTCTTTAGCATTGACGTGCCAAACACAAACATCTCAAAAACCTGCACCTTTATCCCTGCAG GCATGAATGGGTCGGCCATTGAAAACTTCTCCTGCATGATTTATAACGTTTCCTTCATGAACTGCACTTggcgggcaggcagggatgctccaggagATACCCAATATTTTCTCTACTGGAAGAACTCGAG ATATGATGATGCAATGGAATGTGAGCTTTACATTAAAGATGAAAATGGCAGAAACACGGGATGTAGATTCCAAAATGTGAAGATAGAGATTGAAAAAGCTTACTTCCTGGTGAACGGGTCTAGCAAAGACTCCCTGATCCAGTTCTATGATGAGTACATTCAACTGTATAAAATTG aaatactCACTCCTCCATTAAATGTCACTGTCAATTGCACTAGAGATCCGGCGGGTTGCATAATTACATGGCAACCACCCCTTACAAGTCATGTGGAAAACGTAAACTGTTTTGAGTATGAAATTAGCatacaaaaaaag AATGAgcccaaagaagagaaaaaggattcTCCTGTAAAA GTAAGGAACAACAGATACGAATTCCAAAattacaatgaggaaaaaaaatacattctgaaaatcagagcaagaggaaaaaactgCCTTGTAAGCTCAGAGTGGGGGGAATGGAGTGAACCCATCGAGTTTG GTCAAGGGAAAGATTactttatttttgtgattttatttctgataGCACTTGGAACAATCTCAGTGACACTGCTCCAATATTGTCTTTTCAAAAG GTATTGCAGTTTCAAAAGCATGTTTACTCACATTCCACAACCAAGAGACAAATTTAATGCATCAACTGATGAAGATATCCAG aCAGAATATGTAAACCTACCAAATTGTACCGAGGAAACAACTATGGTTGAAGAGATGACCTaa